In one window of Gemmatimonadota bacterium DNA:
- a CDS encoding fibronectin type III domain-containing protein, with the protein MWTRAAAIVPLLLLAAPLRAQTATASWNQNPEPDVIGYKLSFGTVSHAYTTVVDVPGRVTSVVVTGLPIGTRTYFALQAYNATITGPYSVEVSFDVPGTDPCAYPLGSKAVLIFPTGKLNKTGTGGPGTIAYISFRTASPNSPIVFASIKANGVDVPDSIMTGDNLHASGSLWFTMPPGPATYVFSIFARNLAGCSREQSTGFTVTFP; encoded by the coding sequence ATGTGGACGCGCGCAGCGGCAATAGTGCCTTTGCTCTTACTCGCGGCGCCGCTGCGCGCGCAGACGGCGACGGCTTCGTGGAATCAGAATCCCGAGCCCGACGTCATCGGCTATAAGCTGTCGTTCGGGACCGTCAGCCACGCCTATACGACGGTCGTCGACGTGCCCGGTCGCGTGACGTCGGTCGTCGTGACTGGATTGCCAATCGGCACGCGGACGTACTTTGCCCTCCAGGCGTACAACGCGACGATTACAGGCCCATACTCCGTTGAGGTGTCGTTCGACGTACCAGGCACGGATCCATGCGCGTATCCGCTCGGGTCGAAGGCCGTCCTAATCTTTCCGACTGGGAAACTGAACAAGACGGGAACAGGCGGACCCGGGACGATCGCCTACATTAGCTTCAGGACGGCGTCGCCAAACTCTCCGATCGTGTTTGCGTCGATCAAGGCGAACGGCGTCGACGTACCTGACAGCATCATGACAGGAGACAACTTGCACGCCAGCGGCTCCCTCTGGTTCACGATGCCGCCCGGCCCGGCGACCTACGTGTTCAGCATCTTCGCTCGCAACCTGGCTGGTTGCTCGAGAGAACAATCGACGGGATTCACGGTCACCTTTCCATAG